TTCCGCGTCTTTCCAACAAAGAGATCCCCAGATTTTATCATGCCTGGAACGCGTCCAGCAATTGACAAACAAGGAAATTGGGCCACTGCTTCTTTTCTCCCTAGAGAAACTATAGCTAATGCCTTAGTGGCTGGCTTATACACAGCCATTTTGTGATCATCTTCTACTCCCTTTATTGACAAGGTGATGTTCTTGGCAACTACCTTTGCATGTTCTTGAGCCAAATATCCTTGTTTAAGTTCCTGAATTTCACCATCACAATGTAAGGATGTCTTGCAGATAAAAATGCATCTTATGGCATAAGAGCTAATACGATCTGTTGGAGCTTTTATTGGTCTAATAGTTATCCAGTTGTATATATAATATTAGCCACGTCTAGTTACTAGCATGGGCTTTTCTATACGAGGAGAAGAAGGAAAAGTAACAATGAACAAATAGCTGCAGCTATATTAGCAAGCAGTTAAAGTTAATACTGAAATGCATCGGAGATGGCGATACTTCCATCATGTTTCCTAAAGTTGCGATTCAAGTACTTAAGTAGCATTAGCAGGTACCATAATAGATTTGACATCTTGTTAGCTCTATAAACACCATATACAAATATAGGTAAGTCGTGTTATGATGACAAAAGTGGACATACAAcactctttttctttctcttttttttcctaaAATAAGGGAAAATGGAGATTCAGAATAGAAAGAGCTTACTAGTAATTCATCATTTATTACTGCTACAATCTCAGAAAAAGTAAATCGTTGAAGTTCTAGTGCCAGGCCTTGGCTATGATTATGAAGAAGGGGAATCGGGAACAGAGGATGCATAGACAGAAGTTCTTGAATAGTTGTTGAAGTATACTTTTTCATATTTATCATGGAGAGGGGCACTAACATCTAAAGCTTTACTGGGATGACACCAAGGTTTACAAAGATTATAGAAGGTTTGATCGACTTACCGGAATATCAGTGATGTCCCCAATAGCAAAGATATTGTTGTGACCCTTGATCCTCAAATTTGAATCAACCATTAGCCTTCCGCGACTGTCCAAACTATCCTTCAAGAAAGTTTCTTTTAGCCATGCTGAACCAAATGGTGTACCGATGCAAATAAAATGGCAATCAGCAACTATGGTTTCTCCACCCGATGTTTTGTAAACACCATCTGATGCAGAGTTTACATCGACAGATTGTCCCAAGATGACTTCAACTTTCTTTGAAGTAAGCCAATTCAGTGCCTTTTTGCTGGCGCTTTCTCCAACAAATTCTAACAATCGTGATCCCCTGTGCACCAGAGTCACCTTCTTAGCAGGAAAATCAGCAGCAATTTCAGCAGCCAGCTCCACACCTGTTGGCCCCCCTCCAACTATTAATATGGAGTCAGCAGCCTTTATCTTTTCATACTCTGTAAACCAAGAAATAAGAGTTAAACACAAGTTATATATACCATAAAACATGTGCAGTTTTAGCCTGCTCTACTGAACAATGGAAAGCTTGATTTGTATTACTCAACTCTTCCGTGATAATTCAGTCGTTCATAGGTAAGTATTCATCCTCCTTTCCGGAGCACTATCattctctttattttcttttcttgataACGTAATACTTTAGTGTTGTGGATTTAAGTCAAGTATACAAGTCGTATACttgactttaaaaaaaaaagtggTATACAATATAACATCCAGCCAGCCGTGCTAACACAACGGAGCTAAGAATTTCTTTTAGCCTCTGTAGGCTGATAGGCTCCCAAACAGAAAAACGAAAATTGTGATTCACTTTTctctttgttctttttttttccccATATGCCTTAGCCCCCTTCTCAAAGTTCTCTACTATTATATAGTTTTTGAAGTTATGCGAATCTGCTAATAACTTGTTGAAGATAAAATGCACATCTATAATATAGGTAAAATGTCAATCTAAAAGAACGGAATTGCGTATGTTCAAAACTATGATATGGTAAGCAAGACAACTTGTCGGTGAAGTGATGGCAATACATCACCATTTGAGTCTTCAATAACCTATCAGAAA
This sequence is a window from Nicotiana tomentosiformis chromosome 5, ASM39032v3, whole genome shotgun sequence. Protein-coding genes within it:
- the LOC104119833 gene encoding uncharacterized protein, which gives rise to MNMAEGEEKTNVVVIGGGIGGSLVAKTLQNEANVSLIDEKEYFEITWASLRSMVEPSFAKRSVISHSEYLPHAKIITSAVVDITETDVLTAQGSRIRYDYAVVATGHTQGGASTKTEKISQYQAEYEKIKAADSILIVGGGPTGVELAAEIAADFPAKKVTLVHRGSRLLEFVGESASKKALNWLTSKKVEVILGQSVDVNSASDGVYKTSGGETIVADCHFICIGTPFGSAWLKETFLKDSLDSRGRLMVDSNLRIKGHNNIFAIGDITDIPELKQGYLAQEHAKVVAKNITLSIKGVEDDHKMAVYKPATKALAIVSLGRKEAVAQFPCLSIAGRVPGMIKSGDLFVGKTRKGLGLQPDV